One segment of Microbacterium arborescens DNA contains the following:
- a CDS encoding cation transporter has translation MNRSEVRFGQTELPERQVEVLRRAVRLEWITIGFLAVTVTLVFLVLGNSQAMKAAWIEDLLSFIPPLAFLIAIRVNRRRPTLRHPYGYHRSVGVGHLVAAVALTTMGTYLIVESGIGLLSGEHPTIGTVELFGASIWLGWLMIGVMALTAVPPVLLGRAKITLARELHNKVLYADADMNKADWMTAVGSIVGVTGIGLGLWWLDAAAALFIAAGILRDGLKNLRAAIIDLMDARATTFDDAEPHPLAGEIDAYLASLPWVSAAGSRVRDEGHVFHVESFVVPRDGRMPTLDELEAAREGCVELDWKVQDIVLVPVRELPIVVPVSE, from the coding sequence GTGAACCGGTCGGAGGTGCGGTTCGGACAGACCGAGCTGCCGGAACGTCAGGTCGAGGTGCTTCGCCGCGCGGTGCGGCTCGAATGGATCACGATCGGGTTCCTGGCGGTCACCGTGACCCTCGTCTTCCTCGTGCTCGGCAACTCGCAGGCGATGAAGGCGGCGTGGATCGAGGACCTGCTGTCGTTCATCCCGCCGCTGGCGTTCCTCATCGCGATCCGCGTCAACCGGCGACGACCGACGCTGCGGCATCCGTACGGCTATCACCGCTCGGTCGGAGTCGGTCACCTCGTCGCCGCTGTCGCCCTGACCACGATGGGCACCTACCTGATCGTCGAGTCGGGCATCGGGCTGCTGAGCGGCGAGCACCCGACGATCGGCACGGTCGAGCTGTTCGGCGCGTCGATCTGGCTCGGGTGGCTGATGATCGGGGTCATGGCGCTGACAGCCGTGCCGCCTGTCCTGCTCGGGCGCGCGAAGATCACGCTGGCGCGCGAGCTGCACAACAAGGTGCTCTACGCGGATGCCGACATGAACAAGGCCGACTGGATGACCGCGGTCGGGTCCATCGTGGGCGTCACGGGCATCGGCCTCGGGCTGTGGTGGCTCGACGCGGCGGCGGCGCTCTTCATCGCGGCGGGCATCCTGCGCGACGGGCTGAAGAACCTGCGGGCCGCGATCATCGACCTCATGGACGCGCGAGCGACGACGTTCGACGATGCTGAGCCTCATCCGCTCGCGGGCGAGATCGACGCCTACCTCGCGAGCCTCCCGTGGGTGTCGGCGGCGGGCAGCCGGGTGCGTGACGAGGGACACGTGTTCCACGTCGAGTCGTTCGTCGTGCCGCGCGACGGTCGGATGCCGACCCTCGACGAGCTGGAAGCGGCGCGCGAAGGCTGCGTCGAGCTCGACTGGAAGGTGCAGGACATCGTGCTGGTGCCGGTGCGCGAGCTGCCGATCGTCGTTCCGGTCAGCGAGTGA
- a CDS encoding transporter substrate-binding domain-containing protein, which translates to MHHRLATAVGAVLLLLTSSFALAGCGLSIPTDPSGTLTSVEGGTLRAGVSPDGEWVQVDGEEPQGSEPDAIRAFADSLDADVEWTVGSEEALVRELENGGLDLIAGGITDQTPWTDKAGVTRPYAEATAKDGSTLKVVMLVPLGENAFLSRLETFLSERARAGEL; encoded by the coding sequence ATGCACCACCGGCTCGCCACAGCGGTCGGCGCGGTCCTGTTGCTACTGACGTCGTCGTTCGCACTCGCGGGGTGCGGGCTGTCGATACCGACCGACCCGTCGGGCACGCTCACCTCGGTCGAGGGAGGGACGCTTCGGGCCGGGGTATCCCCCGACGGCGAATGGGTGCAGGTCGACGGCGAGGAACCGCAGGGCAGCGAGCCCGATGCGATCCGAGCCTTCGCCGACTCGCTCGACGCCGACGTGGAATGGACCGTCGGGTCGGAGGAGGCGCTCGTGCGCGAACTCGAGAACGGCGGGCTCGATCTCATCGCGGGCGGCATCACCGACCAGACCCCGTGGACAGACAAGGCGGGTGTCACACGCCCGTACGCGGAGGCGACCGCGAAGGACGGCAGCACGCTCAAGGTCGTCATGCTCGTGCCGCTCGGCGAGAACGCGTTCCTGTCGCGCCTCGAGACCTTCCTCTCGGAGCGGGCGAGAGCGGGAGAGCTGTGA
- a CDS encoding adenylosuccinate synthase → MPGIVIVGVQWGDEGKGKATDLLGDRTDWVVKFNGGNNAGHTVVIGDEKYALHLLPSGILSPGVNAVIGNGVVVDLEVLFAELEALSARGLDISRLKVSANAHLITQYHRTLDKVTERFLGKRQIGTTGRGIGPAYADKINRVGIRVQDLFDENILRQKVEGALDQKNHLLVKVFNRRAITADEIVEDLLSYAERLRPMVCDTGLLLSNALDNGDVVVFEGGQATMLDVDHGTYPFVTSSSATAGGAATGAGVGPNRLDRIVGIVKAYTTRVGSGPFPTELFDENGDFLRSRGFEFGTTTGRPRRVGWYDAPITRYATRINGITDLVLTKLDILTGLDRIPVCVAYDVDGERFDEVPVNQSDFHHAKPVLEYFPGWKEDISTARTFDDLPIAAQEYVLALEKMSGTRISVIGVGPARDAVIVRHDLVD, encoded by the coding sequence ATGCCGGGAATCGTCATCGTCGGCGTCCAGTGGGGCGACGAGGGCAAGGGCAAGGCCACCGACCTGTTGGGCGATCGCACCGACTGGGTCGTCAAGTTCAACGGCGGCAACAACGCCGGGCACACCGTCGTCATCGGTGACGAGAAGTACGCCCTGCACCTGCTGCCGAGCGGCATCCTCTCGCCGGGCGTCAACGCCGTCATCGGCAACGGCGTCGTCGTCGACCTCGAGGTGCTCTTCGCCGAGCTCGAGGCGCTGTCGGCGCGCGGGCTCGACATCTCGCGCCTCAAGGTCAGCGCCAACGCGCACCTCATCACGCAGTACCACCGCACGCTCGACAAGGTGACCGAGCGCTTCCTCGGCAAGCGCCAGATCGGCACCACCGGTCGCGGCATCGGACCGGCCTACGCCGACAAGATCAACCGCGTCGGCATCCGCGTGCAAGACCTCTTCGACGAGAACATCCTGCGCCAGAAGGTCGAGGGAGCCCTCGACCAGAAGAACCACCTGCTGGTCAAGGTGTTCAACCGCCGTGCGATCACCGCCGACGAGATCGTCGAAGACCTGCTCTCGTACGCCGAGCGTCTGCGGCCCATGGTGTGCGACACGGGCCTGCTGCTGAGCAACGCGCTCGACAACGGCGACGTCGTCGTCTTCGAGGGCGGGCAGGCGACCATGCTCGACGTCGACCACGGCACCTACCCCTTCGTCACGTCGTCGTCGGCGACGGCCGGCGGCGCCGCCACCGGTGCGGGCGTCGGACCCAACCGTCTCGACCGCATCGTCGGCATCGTCAAGGCGTACACGACGCGCGTCGGGTCGGGCCCGTTCCCGACCGAGCTGTTCGACGAGAACGGCGACTTCCTCCGGTCGCGCGGATTCGAGTTCGGCACGACGACCGGCCGCCCCCGCCGTGTCGGCTGGTACGACGCCCCGATCACGCGGTACGCGACGCGGATCAACGGCATCACCGACCTCGTGCTCACCAAGCTCGACATCCTCACCGGGCTCGACCGCATCCCGGTGTGCGTCGCATACGACGTCGACGGCGAGCGGTTCGACGAGGTGCCGGTCAACCAGTCCGACTTCCACCACGCCAAGCCGGTGCTCGAGTACTTCCCCGGTTGGAAGGAAGACATCTCGACGGCGCGCACGTTCGACGACCTCCCCATCGCCGCCCAGGAGTACGTGCTGGCGCTCGAGAAGATGAGCGGCACGCGCATCTCGGTGATCGGTGTCGGGCCCGCCCGCGACGCCGTGATCGTCCGCCACGACCTCGTCGACTGA
- a CDS encoding lactonase family protein, translating into MRLLLGGYTADMGGDATGIGLVHAGDPDGPTADGQLSLRTEVVAASSPSWLARHPRLDVVYAALEFRGEVQAYRRTGPDAWMPLGRPVAAGEAVCHVAVAPDGASLVASCWSDGRVVRMSIDDAGVPSAPVIAPAAVDPYGPVASAEPAADDLDLAAAARALREAAGPEFAHLVPGSDAPAAPHPGPDQESEAARPSRSHQARHLPGGLIVTTDMGLDLVRFWRDSPRGLRLVGQVTLPLGSGPRHTLWHPSGHLYVLTELSREVFVLGADRAGEWRMLSATGLIGSLDDDTAAEIAMTPDGETVYAGIRGSNTLGVLRVRGTGDRLEQLALVDAGVDWPRHHVVVRDTLLVAGQLSGEVVSMTRDPRTGVPGRVRHRVAAPSPTCILPVA; encoded by the coding sequence GTGCGGCTGCTGCTCGGCGGCTACACCGCCGACATGGGCGGCGACGCCACGGGCATCGGCCTGGTGCACGCCGGCGACCCCGACGGCCCGACCGCCGACGGCCAGCTCTCGTTGCGCACCGAGGTCGTGGCGGCGTCGTCGCCGTCGTGGCTCGCCCGCCATCCGCGTCTGGACGTCGTCTACGCCGCGCTCGAGTTCCGCGGTGAGGTGCAGGCCTACCGGCGCACGGGTCCCGACGCGTGGATGCCGCTCGGGCGCCCGGTCGCCGCCGGTGAGGCCGTGTGTCACGTCGCCGTCGCCCCCGACGGAGCCTCGCTCGTCGCCAGCTGCTGGAGCGACGGCCGCGTCGTCCGCATGAGCATCGACGACGCCGGCGTCCCGTCGGCTCCGGTGATCGCGCCCGCCGCGGTCGACCCCTACGGACCCGTTGCTTCGGCGGAGCCGGCCGCGGACGACCTCGATCTCGCCGCTGCCGCGCGGGCTCTGCGCGAGGCCGCCGGTCCCGAGTTCGCCCATCTGGTGCCCGGCTCGGACGCGCCCGCCGCGCCGCATCCCGGTCCGGATCAGGAATCCGAGGCCGCACGCCCGTCTCGGTCGCACCAGGCGCGTCACCTGCCGGGCGGTCTGATCGTGACGACCGACATGGGGCTCGACCTCGTGCGGTTCTGGCGTGACAGTCCGCGCGGGCTCCGGCTCGTCGGGCAGGTCACGCTGCCGCTCGGCAGCGGACCGCGTCACACCCTCTGGCATCCGAGCGGTCACCTGTACGTCCTCACGGAACTATCTCGCGAGGTGTTCGTGCTCGGCGCCGATCGCGCCGGGGAATGGCGGATGCTGTCGGCGACAGGCCTCATCGGTTCCCTCGACGACGACACAGCTGCTGAGATCGCCATGACGCCCGACGGTGAGACCGTCTACGCGGGCATCCGCGGCAGCAACACCCTCGGGGTGCTGCGCGTTCGCGGCACCGGTGACCGGCTCGAGCAACTCGCCCTCGTCGATGCCGGCGTCGATTGGCCGCGCCACCACGTCGTCGTCCGAGACACCCTGCTCGTCGCCGGGCAGCTCTCGGGCGAGGTGGTGTCGATGACGCGCGACCCGCGAACCGGGGTGCCGGGGCGCGTGCGTCACCGCGTCGCAGCCCCCAGCCCGACCTGCATCCTGCCGGTGGCGTGA
- a CDS encoding AI-2E family transporter, which translates to MTKPRPSTPAPAAPTAPVSAAATRDQPLWGALSRPFAAGFFLALGALAAIVLGLAISSLSTVLIYVAIALFVALALDPVVRFLVRRGIPRAWGIVITFAALALIIAGILWVVLPPVVRQVEQFAKDVPSIVNDMLRSDTVRWLENTFGDSLSDVLNEVQSFVTNPSNIAAIGGGLLQVGVNVVTAISGSIIVLVLSLYFLASLPRMKNALVRISPARSRSTVADMTRQITESIGGYLSGMVVLALMNATFGFILLTILGVPFAALMAVLAFAITLIPLVGTVIFWVGASVITLLTNPTAPLPAIIFAAAYLLYMQVEAYVLTPRVMNRTVSVPGSLVVIGALVGGTLLGLLGALVAIPVTASILLIINQIVIPRQDAKKLPH; encoded by the coding sequence ATGACGAAGCCTCGCCCGAGCACCCCGGCCCCCGCGGCCCCCACCGCCCCGGTGTCCGCAGCGGCCACGCGTGATCAGCCCCTCTGGGGAGCGCTGTCCCGCCCGTTCGCGGCCGGCTTCTTCCTCGCTCTGGGCGCCCTCGCGGCGATCGTTCTGGGGCTGGCGATCTCGAGCCTGTCGACGGTCCTCATCTACGTCGCGATCGCGTTGTTCGTCGCGCTGGCGCTCGACCCGGTGGTGCGGTTCCTCGTGCGCCGCGGCATCCCGCGCGCCTGGGGCATCGTCATCACGTTCGCCGCGCTCGCGCTCATCATCGCCGGCATCCTGTGGGTCGTCCTGCCACCGGTGGTGCGCCAGGTCGAACAGTTCGCCAAGGATGTGCCGTCGATCGTCAACGACATGCTGCGCAGCGATACGGTGCGCTGGCTCGAGAACACGTTCGGCGACAGCCTGAGCGACGTGCTGAACGAGGTGCAGAGCTTCGTCACCAACCCGTCGAACATCGCCGCGATCGGCGGCGGGCTGCTGCAGGTCGGCGTGAACGTCGTGACCGCCATCTCGGGGTCGATCATCGTGCTCGTGCTCAGCCTGTACTTCCTGGCGTCGCTCCCCCGCATGAAGAACGCGCTGGTGCGCATCTCGCCCGCACGCTCCCGCTCGACCGTCGCCGACATGACCCGGCAGATCACCGAGTCGATCGGCGGCTACCTGTCGGGCATGGTCGTTCTCGCCCTCATGAACGCAACCTTCGGCTTCATCCTGCTGACCATCCTCGGGGTGCCGTTCGCGGCCCTGATGGCTGTGCTCGCGTTCGCGATCACGCTGATCCCGCTCGTGGGAACGGTGATCTTCTGGGTCGGGGCATCCGTCATCACACTGCTGACGAATCCCACCGCGCCGTTGCCGGCGATCATCTTCGCGGCCGCGTACCTGCTGTACATGCAGGTCGAGGCATACGTCCTCACGCCCCGCGTGATGAACCGCACCGTCTCGGTGCCCGGATCGCTCGTGGTCATCGGGGCTCTCGTCGGCGGCACCCTGTTGGGTCTGCTGGGCGCGCTCGTCGCGATTCCCGTCACCGCGTCGATCCTGCTGATCATCAACCAGATCGTCATTCCGCGTCAGGACGCGAAGAAACTGCCGCACTGA
- a CDS encoding chorismate mutase, producing the protein MTDATTELHRLRASIDNIDAALVFMLAERFRCTKQVGELKATHGMPASDPGREERQVARLRRLAEEADLDPEFAEKWFGFVVAEVIRHHRIAAEDIAD; encoded by the coding sequence ATGACCGACGCCACGACCGAACTCCATCGCCTGCGCGCGAGCATCGACAACATCGACGCCGCGCTCGTGTTCATGCTGGCGGAGCGGTTCCGCTGCACGAAGCAGGTCGGCGAGCTCAAGGCGACTCACGGCATGCCGGCATCCGATCCCGGTCGCGAAGAACGGCAGGTCGCCCGCCTGCGGCGCCTCGCCGAGGAGGCCGACCTCGACCCCGAGTTCGCGGAGAAGTGGTTCGGATTCGTCGTCGCCGAGGTCATCCGCCACCACCGCATCGCGGCGGAGGACATCGCGGACTGA
- a CDS encoding TetR/AcrR family transcriptional regulator: protein MVRPSNRELIVDAAVELFADSGADSVTFDDLAARTGLTKSGIVYHFATRQLILEAVAGRLIDGWAESAASHLAGAPDDPPHRLAAFVAGMLEGDATPAELRLAVETLGGRRMHDGWQGIRAHWLQPEGATPAQLTAVAAALGLWVSRATGFLDLDAGQRAGIERSIRQLAAAGD from the coding sequence ATGGTGCGTCCCAGTAATCGCGAGCTCATCGTCGACGCGGCCGTCGAGCTGTTCGCAGACTCGGGCGCGGATTCGGTCACCTTCGACGACCTCGCGGCACGGACCGGGCTGACCAAGAGCGGCATCGTCTACCACTTCGCCACGCGGCAGCTGATCCTCGAGGCCGTCGCGGGGCGACTGATCGACGGCTGGGCGGAGTCAGCGGCATCCCATCTCGCCGGAGCGCCCGACGATCCTCCGCACCGGCTCGCTGCTTTCGTCGCAGGCATGCTCGAAGGAGATGCGACACCCGCCGAACTGCGGCTGGCGGTCGAGACCCTCGGCGGGCGACGGATGCACGACGGATGGCAGGGCATCCGGGCGCACTGGCTGCAGCCGGAAGGCGCGACGCCCGCACAGCTGACCGCCGTGGCGGCGGCGCTCGGACTGTGGGTGAGCCGCGCGACGGGGTTCCTCGATCTCGACGCCGGTCAGCGCGCCGGCATCGAACGATCGATCCGGCAGCTCGCGGCAGCGGGTGACTGA
- a CDS encoding GNAT family N-acetyltransferase — protein MTRTPIPPTTRTVTPVARGEIDAAADLLTRAFAEDAPTRALLQERGDDERARHRLFRAVLLGGPLQNGTVDGVRDPDTGRLLGVAVWSAPGETGMRTAALPEYVRAIGLGGLARALRVSDAIDAHRPAVPHWYLKAVGVAPDATGGGIGRTLLASRLEVVDADGSPAYLESSNARTTALYRRHGFVPLTRVPWPDGAGPLAMWRGGHAESSGADGASQ, from the coding sequence ATGACTCGCACGCCTATCCCCCCGACGACCCGCACCGTCACACCCGTCGCTCGCGGAGAGATCGACGCGGCGGCTGATCTGCTGACCCGCGCGTTCGCCGAAGACGCCCCGACGCGGGCCCTCCTGCAGGAACGCGGCGACGACGAACGCGCGCGCCACCGCCTGTTCCGCGCCGTCCTCCTCGGTGGTCCGTTGCAGAACGGCACGGTCGACGGTGTGCGCGATCCCGACACCGGCAGGCTCCTCGGCGTCGCGGTGTGGTCCGCCCCCGGCGAGACCGGGATGCGCACGGCCGCCCTGCCGGAGTACGTGCGGGCGATCGGCCTCGGCGGTCTGGCCCGGGCTCTTCGCGTCTCGGACGCGATCGACGCGCACCGGCCGGCCGTGCCGCACTGGTACCTCAAGGCGGTCGGCGTCGCGCCGGACGCTACCGGCGGCGGCATCGGCAGAACACTGCTCGCGTCACGACTCGAGGTCGTCGACGCCGACGGCTCGCCCGCGTACCTGGAATCGTCGAACGCCCGCACGACCGCGCTCTATCGTCGGCACGGCTTCGTGCCCCTGACGAGGGTCCCCTGGCCCGACGGGGCCGGACCCCTGGCCATGTGGCGCGGCGGCCACGCGGAGTCGAGCGGAGCAGATGGTGCGTCCCAGTAA
- a CDS encoding quaternary amine ABC transporter ATP-binding protein, translating into MTSPALEAKNLYKVFGRNPKSVVEKLRAGAQRNEIADAGTAAVIDASFTVQPGEIFVIMGLSGSGKSTLIRMLNGLHDATAGTITVKGDSITDVAPARLRSIRRERIAMVFQHFALLPHRTVAANVAYPLELRGVGKAERLAKAEEILALVGLEGWGDKLPSALSGGMQQRVGIARALAADSDILLMDEAFSALDPLIRREMQEQLLELQQKLQKTIIFITHDLNEAMFLGDRIAVMRDGRIVQIGTPEDILTDPANDYVEQFVQDVDRARVLTAANVMERPRPVVAESAGPRVALKQMRDAFMSAAYVVGRDRKLLGVVTDRDAVKLVRRGESALSSVIKPAPQTVSQDEVLMNLFVPAVESPLPLAVTDADGRLVGVIPRITLLAALGPGPGATEEITIPLQPMPQAAIDEVLAEATAVDGAALQNGEVR; encoded by the coding sequence ATGACCTCCCCCGCGCTGGAAGCCAAGAATCTGTACAAGGTCTTCGGGCGCAACCCGAAGTCCGTCGTCGAGAAGCTGCGGGCCGGAGCCCAGCGCAACGAGATCGCCGACGCCGGAACCGCCGCCGTCATCGACGCCTCGTTCACCGTGCAGCCGGGTGAGATCTTCGTCATCATGGGCCTCTCCGGCTCGGGCAAGTCGACGCTCATCCGCATGCTCAACGGCCTGCACGACGCCACCGCCGGAACGATCACCGTGAAGGGCGACTCGATCACCGATGTCGCGCCCGCCCGGTTGCGCAGCATCCGTCGCGAGCGCATCGCGATGGTCTTCCAGCACTTCGCCCTGCTGCCGCACCGCACCGTCGCCGCGAACGTGGCCTACCCGCTCGAGCTGCGGGGTGTCGGCAAGGCCGAGCGCCTGGCCAAGGCCGAGGAGATCCTCGCGCTCGTCGGCCTCGAAGGCTGGGGCGACAAGCTGCCCTCGGCCCTCTCCGGCGGAATGCAGCAGCGTGTCGGCATCGCCCGCGCGCTCGCCGCCGACAGCGACATCCTGCTCATGGACGAGGCCTTCAGCGCGCTCGACCCGCTCATCCGACGCGAGATGCAGGAGCAGCTGCTCGAACTGCAGCAGAAGCTGCAGAAGACCATCATCTTCATCACGCACGACCTCAACGAGGCGATGTTCCTCGGCGACCGCATCGCCGTCATGCGCGACGGCCGCATCGTGCAGATCGGCACGCCCGAAGACATCCTGACCGACCCGGCGAACGACTACGTCGAGCAGTTCGTCCAGGACGTCGACCGTGCCCGCGTCCTCACGGCCGCGAACGTCATGGAGCGCCCGCGGCCCGTCGTCGCCGAATCGGCAGGACCCCGCGTTGCCCTCAAGCAGATGCGGGATGCCTTCATGTCGGCGGCCTACGTCGTCGGCCGCGACCGCAAACTCCTCGGTGTCGTCACCGATCGCGACGCGGTCAAGCTGGTCCGTCGCGGCGAGTCGGCGCTCTCATCGGTCATCAAGCCGGCCCCGCAGACCGTCAGCCAGGACGAGGTGCTCATGAACCTCTTCGTCCCGGCCGTCGAGTCGCCGCTGCCGCTCGCCGTCACCGATGCAGACGGACGCCTCGTCGGCGTCATCCCGCGCATCACCCTCCTCGCCGCCCTCGGCCCCGGCCCCGGCGCGACGGAGGAGATCACGATCCCCCTGCAGCCGATGCCGCAGGCCGCGATCGACGAAGTGCTCGCGGAGGCGACCGCCGTCGACGGTGCCGCCCTCCAGAACGGGGAGGTGCGCTGA
- a CDS encoding ABC transporter permease: MDGFRIPLGQWAEVAVDWIRDNVSWLLGAISTAVGWLVGSLADLLLSAPIVVVIVVAALLGWFLRSWKFAIGTAISFAIILGVGQWVTAMQTLALVLIATIIAVVIAVPLGILAARSDRFSAVIKPVLDLMQAMPGFVYLIPAIVFFSIGFVPGLVATVIFALPPGVRLTELGIRSVDSETVEAGHAFGATPGQILRGVQLPLAMPTIMTGVNQVIMLALSMAVIAGIAGAPGLGKEIVQAMSTVNIGTGVEAGLSVVILAIYLDRLTSALGDMKGQKGSVLGAIGRRRTAAAAATAAEKRELAPAA, from the coding sequence ATGGATGGTTTCCGTATTCCGCTCGGCCAGTGGGCCGAGGTCGCGGTCGACTGGATCCGCGACAACGTCTCGTGGCTGCTCGGCGCGATCTCCACCGCCGTCGGCTGGCTCGTCGGCTCGCTCGCCGACCTGCTGCTGAGCGCCCCGATCGTCGTCGTCATCGTCGTCGCCGCGCTGCTCGGCTGGTTCCTGCGGTCGTGGAAGTTCGCGATCGGCACGGCTATCTCGTTCGCGATCATCCTCGGCGTGGGGCAGTGGGTCACGGCGATGCAGACGCTCGCGCTCGTGCTCATCGCGACGATCATCGCCGTCGTCATCGCCGTGCCCCTCGGCATCCTCGCCGCCCGCAGCGACCGCTTCAGCGCGGTCATCAAGCCCGTGCTCGACCTGATGCAGGCGATGCCGGGGTTCGTGTACCTGATCCCCGCGATCGTGTTCTTCAGCATCGGCTTCGTGCCGGGTCTGGTCGCCACCGTGATCTTCGCGCTGCCCCCGGGCGTGCGTCTGACCGAGCTCGGCATCCGCAGCGTCGACTCCGAGACCGTCGAGGCCGGGCACGCGTTCGGCGCGACGCCGGGCCAGATCCTGCGCGGCGTCCAGCTGCCCCTCGCGATGCCGACGATCATGACCGGCGTCAACCAGGTGATCATGCTCGCGCTCTCGATGGCCGTCATCGCCGGAATCGCCGGCGCCCCCGGCCTCGGCAAGGAGATCGTCCAGGCGATGTCGACCGTCAACATCGGCACCGGTGTCGAAGCGGGGCTCAGCGTCGTCATCCTCGCGATCTACCTCGATCGCCTCACGTCCGCTCTCGGCGACATGAAGGGCCAGAAGGGGTCGGTCCTCGGCGCGATCGGTCGTCGTCGCACGGCGGCAGCCGCCGCGACCGCCGCGGAGAAGCGCGAGCTCGCCCCGGCCGCCTGA
- a CDS encoding glycine betaine ABC transporter substrate-binding protein, with the protein MNKRHLTGIVALGAAASLALAGCASGNQAEGGSGENGDSKGTITLGYLPSWTDGLSTAYLLENQLEQLGYTVEMQELTEAGPLYAGLAQGDVDIYPSAWPELTHASYMERYGDQIDDLGAYYDNAKLTIAVPEYVDITSIEDLAANADRFGGQIYGIEPGAGLTKQTQESMIPEYGLDGTYELVTSSTAAMLTELDTAIAAQRDIVVTSWRPFWANERYGLKDLEDPRGAMGDTEALHFLATSGFADEHPEAAELIGKIKLDDEQYAALEDMVVNQYGEGKEAEAITAWLEEYGSQVDGLQTS; encoded by the coding sequence ATGAACAAGCGACACCTCACCGGGATCGTGGCGCTCGGCGCCGCGGCATCCCTCGCCCTCGCCGGATGCGCGAGCGGTAACCAGGCCGAAGGCGGCTCTGGCGAGAACGGCGACAGCAAGGGCACCATCACGCTGGGCTACCTGCCCTCGTGGACCGACGGCCTCAGCACCGCATACCTGCTCGAGAACCAGCTCGAGCAGCTCGGCTACACCGTCGAGATGCAGGAGCTCACCGAGGCGGGGCCGCTCTACGCCGGTCTCGCGCAGGGTGACGTCGACATCTACCCGTCGGCATGGCCCGAACTGACCCACGCCTCGTACATGGAGCGCTACGGCGACCAGATCGACGACCTCGGCGCCTACTACGACAACGCCAAGCTCACGATCGCGGTGCCCGAGTACGTCGACATCACCTCGATCGAAGACCTCGCCGCCAACGCCGACCGCTTCGGCGGCCAGATCTACGGCATCGAGCCGGGCGCAGGCCTCACGAAGCAGACGCAGGAGTCGATGATCCCCGAGTACGGCCTCGACGGCACGTACGAGCTCGTCACCTCGTCGACCGCCGCGATGCTCACCGAGCTCGACACGGCGATCGCCGCGCAGCGCGACATCGTCGTGACGTCGTGGCGTCCGTTCTGGGCCAACGAGCGCTACGGCCTCAAGGACCTCGAAGACCCGCGCGGCGCGATGGGCGACACCGAGGCACTGCACTTCCTCGCGACGTCCGGCTTCGCCGACGAACACCCCGAGGCGGCCGAGCTGATCGGCAAGATCAAGCTGGACGACGAGCAGTACGCCGCGCTCGAGGACATGGTCGTCAACCAGTACGGCGAGGGCAAGGAAGCCGAGGCGATCACCGCTTGGCTCGAGGAGTACGGCAGCCAGGTCGACGGCCTGCAGACCAGCTGA